One stretch of Micromonospora echinospora DNA includes these proteins:
- a CDS encoding response regulator transcription factor has product MRSVLVCVRTPLAAQHLTSAAARLGLSGVVRTAVSDPEVMLRLAERPVDVVLADTALTRPDSVGFVRRVLARAPQAAVLLLGAEESESAAATISAGARGLIQNADHDLTSAVAKALLLLSAPGRSNRHRVADTARDAAAVGGPARSAGRTQGGPGWPAAVPVDAAGLPTVVPVQRGEDAEDPAAADAAEAPRPGAAQRPARTPRGAVGLTERELQVLLGMAEGKSNAEIGRELFVSEDTVKTHARRLFRKLGARDRAHAVAAGFRAGLVA; this is encoded by the coding sequence GTGCGTAGTGTTCTTGTGTGCGTTCGGACACCATTGGCGGCCCAGCATCTGACCTCCGCCGCGGCGCGGCTCGGGCTGTCCGGCGTCGTCCGGACGGCCGTCTCCGATCCGGAGGTGATGTTGCGGCTCGCCGAGCGTCCGGTGGACGTGGTGCTCGCCGACACCGCCCTGACCCGGCCGGACAGCGTCGGTTTCGTGCGCCGGGTGCTGGCCCGCGCGCCGCAGGCGGCGGTGCTGCTGCTCGGCGCCGAGGAGTCGGAGTCGGCGGCGGCCACCATCAGCGCCGGCGCTCGCGGACTGATCCAGAACGCCGACCACGACCTGACCAGCGCGGTCGCCAAGGCGCTGCTGCTGCTCTCCGCCCCCGGGCGGAGCAACCGGCACCGGGTGGCGGACACCGCCCGGGACGCGGCCGCGGTCGGCGGCCCGGCCCGGTCGGCGGGGCGTACCCAGGGTGGGCCCGGCTGGCCGGCGGCGGTGCCGGTGGATGCCGCGGGCCTGCCCACCGTGGTGCCTGTGCAACGGGGTGAGGACGCGGAGGACCCGGCGGCGGCGGACGCGGCGGAGGCGCCCCGGCCGGGTGCCGCCCAGCGCCCGGCGCGGACGCCGCGCGGCGCGGTCGGGCTGACCGAGCGGGAGCTTCAGGTGCTGCTCGGCATGGCCGAGGGCAAGAGCAACGCGGAGATCGGGCGGGAGCTGTTCGTCTCCGAGGACACGGTCAAGACGCACGCCCGGCGGTTGTTCCGCAAGCTCGGCGCGCGGGACCGGGCACACGCCGTGGCGGCCGGGTTCCGGGCCGGCCTGGTGGCCTGA
- a CDS encoding WhiB family transcriptional regulator has protein sequence MSNVRRLPGPIDELWDWQRLGACRGRDSAQFFHPDGERGSSRQRREMGAKSVCRACPVRAECAAHALSVREPYGVWGGFSESERLRLLALGWEDLADRRQTRVDIARLETRLGRPHNTAVPDQRKVA, from the coding sequence ATGTCGAACGTACGTAGGCTGCCTGGACCGATCGACGAGCTCTGGGACTGGCAGCGGCTCGGGGCCTGCCGTGGCCGCGACAGCGCGCAGTTCTTCCACCCGGACGGCGAGCGCGGCTCCTCCCGGCAGCGCCGTGAGATGGGTGCCAAGTCCGTCTGCCGCGCCTGCCCGGTACGCGCCGAGTGCGCAGCGCACGCGCTCTCCGTCCGCGAGCCGTACGGCGTCTGGGGCGGGTTCAGCGAGTCCGAGCGGCTGCGGCTGCTCGCGCTCGGCTGGGAGGACCTGGCCGACCGCCGGCAGACCCGAGTGGACATCGCCCGGCTGGAGACCCGCCTCGGCCGGCCGCACAACACCGCCGTGCCGGACCAGCGCAAGGTCGCCTGA
- a CDS encoding molybdopterin-dependent oxidoreductase, giving the protein MSTLSRRRAALAGVVAAVVALGAAEPVAVLTGPRSAPLVAVGGLVVDLVPEPLKQFAISVFGTYDKIALLIGTALLLAAFGALLGLAAVRRLAIGLAGIAAFAALGVAAALSRAGADAFDALPALVGGGLGALTLWAFVAGPLGADLPSAPPPAVAALAREGETPGGWEPARPDDAESRRRFLRGAGLLTGAAAVAGLGGHWLAGRRGVSTARDAVTLPAPAVPAPPLPAGADLSLSRLAPYVTPNREFYRIDTALVVPQVDPVTWRLRIHGRVRNPIELSFDDLLARPMVERYVTLACVSNEVGGDLIGNARWLGVPIKELLDEADPEDGADQVVGRAVDGWTCGTPTSVLRDGRDALLAVGMNGEPLPIRHGFPVRMVVPGLYGYVSACKWLTELELTSFADFDAYWVPRGWSAQGPIKTQSRIDTPRPRSRPAAGPVTVAGVAWAQHRGVRRVEVRVDGGPWQEATLAPAVSADTWVQWSWRWDATPGEHTLQVRATDATGETQTEQRAPVAPDGATGWHTVRVTVT; this is encoded by the coding sequence GTGAGCACCCTCTCCCGCCGCCGCGCGGCGCTGGCCGGTGTCGTCGCCGCCGTGGTGGCGCTCGGCGCCGCCGAACCCGTGGCGGTCCTGACCGGCCCCCGGTCGGCTCCGCTCGTCGCCGTCGGCGGACTCGTCGTCGACCTGGTGCCCGAGCCGCTCAAACAGTTCGCCATCAGCGTCTTCGGCACGTACGACAAGATCGCGCTGCTGATCGGGACGGCGCTGCTGCTGGCCGCCTTCGGGGCGCTGCTCGGTCTGGCGGCGGTCCGGCGGCTGGCGATCGGCCTGGCCGGCATCGCCGCGTTCGCCGCGCTCGGTGTCGCCGCCGCGCTGAGCCGGGCCGGCGCTGACGCGTTCGACGCGCTGCCCGCACTGGTCGGCGGCGGTCTCGGCGCGCTGACGCTCTGGGCGTTCGTGGCCGGCCCGCTGGGCGCCGATTTGCCGTCCGCGCCGCCTCCGGCGGTCGCCGCGCTTGCCCGGGAGGGGGAGACGCCGGGCGGCTGGGAGCCGGCCCGGCCCGACGACGCGGAGTCGCGACGACGGTTCCTGCGTGGCGCCGGGCTGCTCACCGGCGCGGCTGCGGTGGCCGGGCTGGGCGGGCACTGGCTGGCCGGCCGGCGCGGCGTGTCGACGGCCCGGGACGCGGTGACGCTGCCCGCCCCGGCCGTGCCTGCCCCACCGCTGCCGGCCGGAGCCGACCTGTCGCTGTCCCGGCTCGCGCCGTACGTCACGCCGAACCGGGAGTTCTACCGGATCGACACCGCGCTGGTGGTGCCGCAGGTGGACCCGGTCACCTGGCGGCTGCGCATCCACGGGCGGGTCCGCAACCCGATCGAGCTGAGCTTCGACGACCTGCTCGCCCGTCCGATGGTCGAGCGCTACGTGACGCTCGCCTGCGTCTCCAACGAGGTGGGCGGCGACCTGATCGGCAACGCGCGCTGGCTCGGCGTACCGATCAAGGAACTGCTCGACGAGGCCGACCCGGAGGACGGCGCGGACCAGGTGGTCGGCCGGGCCGTCGACGGCTGGACCTGCGGCACGCCCACCTCGGTGCTGCGCGACGGGCGGGACGCGCTGCTCGCGGTCGGTATGAACGGCGAGCCGTTGCCGATCCGGCACGGCTTCCCGGTGCGGATGGTGGTGCCCGGCCTCTATGGGTACGTCTCGGCCTGCAAGTGGCTCACCGAGCTGGAGCTGACCAGCTTCGCCGACTTCGACGCGTACTGGGTGCCGCGCGGCTGGTCCGCGCAGGGGCCGATCAAGACGCAGTCCCGGATCGACACGCCCCGGCCTCGCAGCCGTCCCGCCGCGGGTCCGGTGACTGTCGCCGGTGTGGCGTGGGCGCAGCACCGCGGTGTCCGGCGCGTCGAGGTACGTGTCGACGGCGGCCCGTGGCAGGAGGCGACGCTGGCCCCGGCGGTGTCGGCGGACACCTGGGTGCAGTGGTCCTGGCGGTGGGACGCCACGCCGGGCGAGCACACGCTTCAGGTGCGGGCGACGGACGCGACCGGCGAGACCCAGACGGAACAGCGGGCCCCGGTCGCCCCCGACGGCGCAACCGGCTGGCACACAGTGCGAGTCACGGTCACCTGA